The following proteins are encoded in a genomic region of Arcobacter cloacae:
- a CDS encoding proline--tRNA ligase produces MKFSKFFMPTTKEAPKDATLPSHQYLIRGGFIAQTGAGIYDFMPLGKIVLEKIRAIVKEEMDNAGANEVQLGFVTPLSLWEESGRSNTMGHEMLRFKDRKNSDFVLSPTNEEAVVNMVKNRITSYKDLPVHLYQINTKFRDEARPRFGLMRGREFLMKDGYSFHSSEEDLIREFNLMEATYKKIYTKLGLEFRVVNADSGAIGGSGSKEFHVLANSGEDTIVVCDSCDYGANIEAAVRKANKKEKLPTIPLEKVETPNQKSIEEVNSFLGTDSYYSMKAVIKKAIYEDKTKIAVFFVRGCDELEETKAVNAVGAIDLEDASEDEIEKAGLVAGYCGILNITSNVLVVVDSELEGENNLVIGANEENYHYKGFDLTTLENVVYKDLVAVQEGDICACCGGKLSYTKGIEAGHIFQLGTKYSAAMNANFLDENGKAKPFVMGCYGIGVSRLVAAVIEQNHDEKGCIWTKETAPFMVDIIVSNSKKEEEAQIGEKIYNELKASGVETILDDRINARFGFKMSDFELIGFPFAVVIGKRLEDGMVEIVNRKTLEKFEIEVENVTKKIVELLK; encoded by the coding sequence ATGAAATTCAGTAAGTTTTTTATGCCAACAACAAAAGAAGCACCAAAAGATGCAACTTTACCATCACATCAGTATCTAATAAGAGGTGGATTTATAGCTCAAACAGGAGCTGGAATCTATGATTTTATGCCATTAGGGAAAATCGTTTTAGAAAAAATTAGAGCTATTGTAAAAGAAGAGATGGATAATGCAGGTGCAAATGAAGTTCAATTAGGATTTGTAACACCACTATCTTTATGGGAAGAATCAGGTAGATCAAACACTATGGGTCACGAGATGCTACGATTTAAAGATAGAAAAAATAGTGATTTTGTTTTAAGTCCAACAAATGAAGAAGCAGTTGTAAATATGGTAAAAAATAGAATTACATCATATAAAGATTTACCTGTTCATCTTTATCAAATAAACACAAAATTCAGAGATGAAGCAAGACCTAGATTTGGTCTTATGAGAGGAAGAGAGTTTTTGATGAAAGATGGATACTCTTTTCATTCAAGTGAAGAGGATTTAATTAGAGAATTTAATCTAATGGAAGCTACATATAAAAAAATTTATACAAAACTTGGCTTAGAGTTTAGAGTTGTAAATGCAGATAGTGGGGCTATTGGAGGAAGTGGTTCTAAAGAATTTCATGTTCTTGCAAATAGTGGAGAAGATACTATTGTTGTTTGTGATTCATGTGATTATGGTGCAAATATTGAAGCAGCAGTTAGAAAAGCAAATAAAAAAGAGAAATTACCAACAATTCCATTAGAAAAAGTAGAAACACCAAATCAAAAAAGTATTGAAGAGGTGAATAGCTTTTTAGGAACAGATTCTTACTATTCAATGAAAGCCGTTATAAAAAAAGCTATTTATGAAGATAAAACAAAAATTGCTGTATTTTTTGTAAGAGGTTGTGATGAACTTGAAGAGACAAAAGCTGTAAATGCTGTTGGAGCTATAGATTTAGAAGATGCAAGTGAAGATGAAATAGAAAAAGCAGGATTAGTTGCAGGATATTGTGGAATTTTAAATATTACTTCAAACGTTTTAGTTGTTGTTGATAGTGAACTTGAAGGTGAAAATAACCTTGTAATTGGTGCAAATGAAGAGAACTATCACTATAAAGGTTTTGATTTAACAACTTTGGAAAATGTAGTTTATAAAGATTTAGTAGCAGTTCAAGAGGGTGATATTTGTGCTTGTTGTGGTGGAAAATTATCTTATACAAAAGGAATTGAAGCAGGGCATATTTTCCAATTAGGAACTAAATACTCTGCTGCTATGAATGCAAATTTCTTAGATGAAAATGGAAAAGCAAAACCATTTGTAATGGGATGTTATGGTATTGGAGTTTCAAGGTTAGTTGCAGCTGTAATTGAACAAAATCACGATGAAAAAGGTTGTATTTGGACAAAAGAGACAGCACCTTTTATGGTTGATATTATTGTTTCTAACTCTAAAAAAGAGGAAGAGGCACAAATCGGTGAAAAAATCTATAATGAATTAAAAGCATCTGGAGTTGAAACTATTTTAGATGATAGAATAAATGCTAGATTTGGTTTTAAAATGAGTGATTTTGAATTAATTGGATTTCCATTTGCTGTTGTAATTGGAAAAAGATTAGAAGATGGAATGGTTGAAATAGTAAATAGAAAAACTTTGGAAAAATTTGAAATAGAAGTTGAAAATGTTACTAAAAAAATAGTTGAGCTGTTAAAATAG
- a CDS encoding shikimate kinase, with amino-acid sequence MKDTNIILIGFMGVGKGTVARAIVEKSGMYAIDTDDLIESMENRKIKKIFEEEGEPYFRELEKKTALWLENNVKGTLISTGGGFYKQENLKKIGKVVYLKSSFKGILDRINSAPNAKNKLRKRPLLKDLKAATKLFNERAPLYEGIADIVVDVEKKDIKLIVKEILGQI; translated from the coding sequence ATGAAAGATACAAATATTATACTAATTGGTTTTATGGGTGTTGGAAAAGGCACAGTTGCTAGAGCTATTGTTGAAAAATCAGGAATGTACGCTATTGATACAGATGATTTAATTGAAAGTATGGAAAATCGAAAGATTAAAAAGATATTTGAAGAAGAGGGTGAACCTTATTTTAGAGAACTTGAGAAAAAAACTGCTTTATGGTTAGAAAATAATGTAAAAGGAACATTGATTTCAACAGGTGGCGGTTTTTATAAGCAAGAAAATCTAAAAAAAATTGGAAAAGTTGTATATCTAAAATCATCATTTAAAGGGATATTAGATAGGATAAACAGCGCACCAAATGCTAAAAATAAATTAAGAAAAAGACCTCTTTTAAAAGATTTAAAAGCAGCAACAAAACTTTTTAATGAAAGAGCACCTTTGTATGAAGGTATTGCAGATATTGTTGTTGATGTTGAAAAAAAAGATATAAAATTAATCGTTAAAGAGATTTTAGGACAAATATAA
- a CDS encoding mechanosensitive ion channel family protein: MEKEIEKGIETITRDIKSYIPDNIVEILSGYAFSLLMALLIFIIGKWVVNKIVAVFGKVLRRVKGIEETLIKFLENIVYYALMIVVLLTALGKLGVETTSFLAILGAAGLAIGLALKDSLSNFASGVMIILFKPFKVGDFVTAGGVTGSVTEVGIFNSVFTTGDNQRIIVPNGAITSGSIINVNANDTRRVDLVVGISYDDDIKKTKDVLNEIIKSNDKVLIEKGITVAVSELADSSVNFVVRAWVNTPDYWDVKFDLTEKIKTTFDKEGICIPFPQQDVHHYNKI; the protein is encoded by the coding sequence ATGGAAAAAGAGATAGAAAAAGGTATTGAAACTATTACAAGAGATATAAAATCTTATATTCCAGATAATATAGTTGAAATATTAAGTGGTTATGCTTTTTCTTTATTAATGGCTTTATTGATTTTTATTATTGGTAAATGGGTAGTAAATAAAATAGTTGCTGTTTTTGGAAAAGTTTTAAGAAGAGTAAAAGGTATTGAGGAGACTTTGATAAAGTTTCTGGAAAACATCGTTTATTATGCTTTAATGATAGTTGTACTTTTAACTGCCTTAGGAAAATTAGGAGTTGAAACTACTTCTTTTTTAGCAATTCTTGGAGCAGCTGGTTTAGCTATTGGTTTAGCTTTAAAAGATTCTTTAAGTAATTTTGCTTCAGGAGTTATGATTATTTTATTTAAACCTTTTAAAGTTGGTGATTTTGTAACTGCTGGTGGAGTTACTGGAAGTGTAACAGAAGTTGGTATTTTTAATTCAGTTTTTACAACAGGTGATAATCAAAGAATAATTGTTCCAAATGGAGCAATAACAAGTGGTTCTATAATCAACGTAAATGCAAATGATACAAGAAGAGTTGATTTAGTTGTTGGTATTTCATACGATGATGATATCAAAAAAACTAAAGATGTTTTAAATGAGATTATTAAATCTAATGATAAAGTATTAATAGAAAAAGGAATCACAGTTGCTGTATCAGAATTAGCTGATTCTTCTGTAAATTTTGTGGTTAGAGCTTGGGTTAATACTCCTGATTATTGGGATGTAAAATTTGATTTAACAGAAAAAATAAAAACAACTTTCGATAAAGAAGGAATTTGCATTCCATTCCCACAACAAGATGTACACCACTACAATAAAATTTAA
- a CDS encoding DUF2018 family protein: MSMFGDWFSEDEDDIFMGSPKSKFFDVSREASKDIVEEEIDKIIEKLAVLEMIVSQDKDENFDINEYIKEYTLENHEKVKAMKKGLYVEFTGEIICRLDS, from the coding sequence ATGTCAATGTTTGGTGATTGGTTTAGTGAAGATGAAGATGATATTTTTATGGGAAGTCCTAAATCGAAATTTTTTGATGTGAGTAGAGAAGCTTCTAAAGATATTGTAGAAGAAGAGATTGATAAAATTATTGAAAAATTAGCTGTTTTAGAGATGATAGTATCTCAAGATAAAGATGAAAATTTTGATATAAATGAGTATATCAAAGAGTACACTTTAGAAAATCATGAAAAAGTAAAAGCTATGAAAAAAGGTCTTTATGTTGAATTCACAGGTGAAATTATCTGTAGATTAGATTCTTAA
- the hemA gene encoding glutamyl-tRNA reductase, whose protein sequence is MSYLIISFSHKNIDLKMREKLAFNSFEDKERFIKLILENETTKEAVLLSTCNRVEIITRSSNIKQSSKDIIEKLATYSGLDFDILYKRADIYDNDGAVHHLFSVASALDSLVIGETQIVGQLKDAFRFSQAKGYCATNITRVMHYAFKCAANVRNATSLGTGSVSVASTAVAKAKDIIGNTKGIKALVIGAGEMSELTVKHLISSGFDVTITSRDMKKAQNLASTFEVHVNVEPYSELSKLLEKTPIMITATSAPYPIITKENAPSSSIDRYWFDIAVPRDIDEDISLSNLEIYSVDDLQDIVNENMSLRAEQAKTAYGIVSRMSMEFFEWLKSLEIEPVVKNLYIKGEEIIDKKVKNAIKKGFISAKDEENIRKLCQTVITEYLHNPSRQLKDISKNMECDVVIGTVQNMFGLSNDSNLSNKYKCDHLTKN, encoded by the coding sequence ATGAGTTACTTAATAATAAGTTTTTCTCATAAAAATATTGATTTAAAAATGAGAGAAAAACTTGCATTTAATAGTTTTGAAGATAAAGAGAGATTTATAAAATTAATTTTAGAAAATGAAACTACAAAAGAGGCTGTTTTACTATCAACCTGTAATAGAGTTGAGATAATTACAAGGTCTTCAAATATAAAACAAAGTTCAAAAGATATTATTGAAAAACTTGCAACTTATTCAGGTTTAGATTTTGATATTTTATATAAAAGAGCTGATATTTATGATAATGATGGAGCCGTTCATCATCTTTTTTCAGTAGCTTCAGCACTTGATTCTTTAGTTATTGGTGAGACACAAATAGTTGGACAATTAAAAGATGCTTTTAGATTCTCACAAGCAAAAGGTTATTGTGCTACAAATATTACAAGAGTTATGCATTATGCTTTTAAGTGTGCTGCTAATGTAAGAAATGCTACGAGTTTAGGAACAGGTTCTGTTTCTGTGGCTTCTACAGCAGTTGCTAAAGCTAAAGATATTATAGGAAATACAAAAGGTATAAAAGCTTTAGTTATTGGTGCTGGTGAGATGAGTGAGTTGACAGTTAAACATCTTATATCTTCTGGATTTGATGTAACTATTACAAGTAGAGATATGAAAAAAGCTCAAAATCTTGCATCTACTTTTGAAGTTCACGTAAATGTGGAACCATATAGTGAGTTGTCAAAATTACTTGAAAAAACTCCTATTATGATAACAGCTACTTCAGCACCTTATCCAATTATTACAAAAGAGAATGCGCCAAGTTCTAGTATTGATAGATATTGGTTTGATATAGCCGTTCCAAGAGATATTGATGAGGATATCTCTTTGTCAAATTTAGAAATTTATTCAGTTGATGATTTACAAGATATAGTAAATGAAAATATGAGTTTAAGAGCAGAACAAGCAAAAACAGCTTATGGAATAGTAAGTCGTATGTCAATGGAATTTTTTGAGTGGCTAAAATCATTAGAAATTGAACCTGTTGTAAAAAATCTTTACATAAAAGGTGAAGAGATAATTGATAAAAAAGTAAAAAATGCTATTAAAAAAGGTTTCATTAGTGCAAAAGATGAAGAGAATATAAGAAAACTATGTCAAACAGTGATTACTGAATATTTACATAATCCTTCACGGCAACTCAAGGATATTTCTAAAAATATGGAGTGTGATGTGGTAATTGGAACTGTTCAAAATATGTTTGGATTATCAAATGATTCAAATTTGTCTAATAAATATAAATGTGACCATTTAACAAAAAATTAA
- the hisD gene encoding histidinol dehydrogenase: protein MKIINTKDTNFNEEFENIQARAKSDIKGVSSIVMNIIDEIVTDGNEALKRHISKFDKWEVGSDENLLISLDDMKKAYENIDDNLKKSLHMAYDRIKAYHEKQLPKSWLDFEENGTILGQKVTAVDRAGLYIPGGKAAYPSSLLMNAIPAIVAGVKEIVVCTPTPNNEVNELLLAACYLCKVSKVYKVGGASAIAAMAYGTKTIPKVDVITGPGNIFVATAKKLVFGEVNIDMIAGPSEIGILADETAKPHYLAIDLLSQAEHDEMASSIMITTCDEVATLTSKEVEEYLKNLSREEIARKSIEERGAIIVASSMEEAIKLMNEIAPEHLEVMTKNPFELLPYIKHAGAIFLGENTPEPIGDYIAGPNHTLPTGSTAKFYSPLNVENFMKKSSIISFSKNAINELGEACAILADTEGLTAHAKSVRVRLEK, encoded by the coding sequence ATGAAAATAATAAATACAAAAGATACAAATTTTAATGAAGAGTTTGAAAATATACAAGCAAGAGCTAAAAGTGATATAAAAGGTGTTTCTTCTATTGTTATGAATATTATTGATGAGATAGTAACAGATGGAAATGAAGCATTAAAAAGACATATTTCAAAATTTGATAAATGGGAAGTAGGAAGTGATGAGAATCTTTTAATCTCTTTAGATGATATGAAAAAAGCTTATGAAAATATTGATGATAATTTAAAAAAATCTTTACATATGGCTTATGATAGAATAAAAGCTTATCATGAAAAACAACTTCCAAAATCATGGCTTGATTTTGAAGAAAATGGAACTATCTTAGGACAAAAAGTTACAGCTGTTGATAGGGCTGGACTTTATATCCCAGGAGGAAAAGCTGCATATCCTAGTTCACTTTTAATGAATGCAATTCCAGCGATAGTTGCAGGTGTTAAGGAAATAGTTGTTTGTACGCCAACTCCAAATAATGAAGTAAATGAACTTTTACTTGCAGCTTGTTATTTATGCAAAGTTTCAAAAGTTTATAAAGTAGGTGGAGCTTCAGCAATTGCAGCTATGGCTTATGGAACAAAAACTATTCCAAAAGTGGATGTTATAACAGGTCCTGGTAATATATTTGTGGCAACTGCTAAAAAGTTAGTTTTTGGAGAAGTAAATATAGATATGATAGCAGGTCCTTCTGAAATAGGAATTTTAGCTGATGAAACAGCAAAGCCTCACTATTTAGCAATTGACCTTTTATCACAAGCTGAACACGATGAAATGGCAAGTTCTATTATGATTACAACTTGTGATGAAGTGGCAACTCTTACAAGTAAAGAAGTTGAAGAGTATTTGAAAAATCTAAGTAGAGAAGAAATCGCTAGAAAATCTATAGAAGAAAGAGGAGCTATTATTGTAGCTTCATCTATGGAAGAAGCAATTAAACTTATGAATGAAATAGCACCTGAGCACTTAGAGGTTATGACTAAAAATCCTTTTGAGTTATTACCTTATATAAAACATGCAGGTGCAATTTTCTTGGGTGAAAATACACCTGAACCAATAGGTGATTATATAGCAGGTCCTAATCATACTCTTCCAACAGGAAGTACAGCTAAGTTTTATAGTCCATTAAATGTGGAAAACTTTATGAAGAAAAGTTCAATTATTAGTTTTTCAAAAAATGCTATAAATGAACTTGGAGAAGCGTGTGCAATTTTGGCTGATACAGAAGGCTTAACAGCCCATGCAAAATCTGTAAGAGTTAGATTAGAAAAATAA
- a CDS encoding polyprenyl synthetase family protein codes for MEELEEVKNKIVEFVKVCNHEKSLELLDKLATGKMLRSKLILKIAGVNEESIKLCAVVEMIHAASLLHDDVIDEADTRRGQPSVNALYDNKTSIMFGDILYSRAFTELSQMDKKVAYNVSNAVTLLSIGEMLDVDLTNSFNTSYEKYFDMIYKKTASLIEASARSAAIIAGLNEEKYALYGKNLGLAFQMIDDILDITQDSATLGKPAMLDFVEGKVTIPYLLLHERIEDKTKLESLYKKELTQEESSWIKEQMIKTNALNDSILQAKTIGNEAIKAVKDEENSQSLVMIMKDMIEREF; via the coding sequence GTGGAAGAGTTAGAAGAAGTAAAAAATAAAATAGTAGAGTTCGTAAAAGTTTGTAATCATGAAAAAAGTTTAGAACTTTTAGATAAATTAGCAACAGGTAAAATGTTGCGTTCAAAACTTATTTTAAAAATTGCAGGAGTAAATGAAGAAAGTATAAAGCTTTGTGCAGTTGTTGAGATGATTCATGCAGCATCACTTTTACATGATGATGTTATTGATGAGGCTGATACAAGACGAGGTCAGCCTAGTGTTAATGCACTTTATGACAATAAAACTTCAATAATGTTTGGAGATATCTTATATTCAAGAGCATTTACTGAACTTTCACAAATGGATAAAAAAGTTGCTTATAATGTTTCAAATGCGGTTACTCTTTTAAGTATAGGAGAGATGTTAGATGTGGATTTAACAAACTCTTTTAATACTTCTTATGAAAAATATTTTGATATGATTTATAAAAAAACTGCTTCATTAATAGAAGCAAGTGCAAGAAGTGCTGCAATAATAGCAGGTCTTAATGAAGAGAAGTATGCTTTATATGGAAAAAATCTTGGACTAGCATTTCAAATGATAGATGATATTTTAGATATTACTCAAGACTCAGCAACACTTGGAAAACCAGCAATGTTAGATTTTGTGGAAGGTAAAGTAACTATTCCATATTTATTACTTCATGAAAGAATAGAAGATAAAACAAAATTAGAATCTTTATATAAAAAAGAGTTAACACAAGAAGAGAGTTCTTGGATAAAAGAGCAAATGATTAAGACAAATGCCTTAAATGATTCTATCTTACAAGCAAAAACTATAGGAAATGAAGCAATAAAAGCTGTTAAAGATGAAGAAAATAGCCAAAGTTTAGTGATGATTATGAAAGATATGATAGAAAGAGAGTTTTAA
- a CDS encoding EAL domain-containing protein: MSLNNLISPVKDSINCKATLQDILDAMIENHTKHFVLLENKKPVGIITERDILLLYTNHVNLNLKAINYANKNLITAKSNRKANYILGLMLNHKIRRVIVTDNENNYIGSILQEKIIYEFEQDIFKTNIKAIDLVKNKQKALFVNINSSIQDALNIMNINNIGSILVFDKAIPVGILTESDVINLAQKHIDTSLKIDEYSHKNLIIFDSKKPLFEIVKILKEKDIRRAVIFDNEKKEYFIITSKDILNNIKGNYNLFLESKLKDVKNTFNSLNEAVIELFDNDEEQIIYWFNDKAKKLFDIKIDQNIDSIIPFQKWSYIYKKIKTNSFNENEIIEIGKNIFQLTVIVTKILDNSIIKLLFTNISEIANTNIQIENNFKLLYEQMPYPYQSLNHLGEIVSVNNKWLELTGYSKDEVINQRFIKFTDETHETLKGLFAIFLKEKHIFDERIKIKKKNGEILIASFTGNISSVNGTIKTHCVFKDITLEEKIQKKLKLSDIVFENTTEGIIITNEKAEIISINNAFTKITGYEFEEVKNKNPKILQSGKHNKDFYKNLWENLLKNDSYKCEIWNRKKNGEIYPEWLNLSVVKDKDGNILNYVAIFSDISKIKDSSAKIEFLAHHDPLTNLPNRLLLKARLNKSIEKANESKDKLAIFFIDIDNFKIINDTYGHSIGDNIINLVANRLSKNIRKNDTISRIGGDEFIIVIEDISEINDIELIAKKILFDFKEPIKMEEYLFDITISIGISIFPNNGLDVEDLIKHADTAMYSAKNAGKNQFHFYKNEMTSEIYEKVIMKQELNDAIQNNEFEVYYQPQIDLKTNKIIGAEALVRWNHKSLGVVYPSDFISHAEETKQIIPIGEFVLKEACAFMKKLNDSRILEKGIISVNISSIQIKHGDLLKKIIEELKISKLAPANLDIELTETYIMENIEESILILNELKNLGIKLSIDDFGTGYSSLSYLKLFPIDKLKIDKSFSASLPNDKKDIAITRSIIALSKGLEIKVIAEGVETLEQKEFLEKEECDEIQGWFYSKALKENDFIELVKRFN; the protein is encoded by the coding sequence ATGTCCTTAAACAATCTTATCTCTCCTGTAAAAGACTCTATTAATTGTAAAGCAACTTTACAAGATATTTTAGATGCAATGATAGAAAATCACACAAAACATTTTGTTTTGCTTGAAAACAAAAAACCAGTTGGAATAATTACTGAAAGAGATATTTTACTTTTATATACAAACCATGTAAACTTAAATCTAAAAGCAATAAATTATGCAAATAAAAATCTAATAACAGCAAAATCAAATCGAAAAGCAAATTATATTTTAGGTCTTATGCTAAATCACAAAATTAGAAGAGTTATTGTTACAGACAATGAGAATAATTATATTGGTTCAATTTTACAAGAAAAAATTATTTACGAATTTGAACAAGATATTTTTAAAACAAATATAAAAGCTATAGATTTAGTAAAAAACAAACAAAAGGCACTTTTTGTAAATATAAACTCTTCTATTCAAGATGCTTTAAATATTATGAATATCAATAATATAGGCTCAATTTTAGTTTTTGATAAGGCTATTCCTGTTGGTATATTAACAGAAAGTGATGTTATAAATCTTGCACAAAAGCATATAGATACTTCTTTAAAAATAGATGAGTATAGTCACAAAAACTTAATTATTTTTGATAGTAAAAAACCTTTATTTGAAATTGTAAAAATTTTAAAAGAGAAAGACATTAGAAGGGCTGTAATTTTTGATAATGAAAAAAAAGAGTATTTTATCATCACATCTAAAGATATTTTAAATAACATAAAAGGAAATTACAATCTATTTTTGGAATCTAAATTAAAAGATGTTAAAAATACTTTTAACTCTTTAAATGAGGCAGTAATTGAACTTTTTGATAATGATGAAGAACAGATAATTTATTGGTTTAATGATAAGGCAAAAAAATTATTTGATATAAAAATAGACCAAAATATAGACTCAATTATTCCTTTTCAAAAATGGAGTTATATTTATAAAAAAATAAAAACTAATAGTTTTAATGAAAATGAAATTATAGAAATTGGTAAGAATATCTTTCAATTAACAGTTATTGTTACAAAAATTTTAGATAATTCTATTATAAAACTTCTTTTTACAAATATCTCAGAAATAGCAAATACAAACATACAAATAGAGAATAATTTTAAGCTTCTATACGAACAAATGCCTTATCCTTATCAATCTTTAAATCATTTAGGTGAAATTGTAAGTGTGAATAATAAATGGCTTGAATTAACAGGTTATAGTAAAGATGAAGTTATAAATCAAAGATTTATTAAATTCACAGATGAAACCCATGAAACTCTAAAAGGTTTATTTGCAATATTTTTAAAAGAGAAGCATATTTTTGATGAAAGAATTAAAATAAAAAAGAAAAATGGTGAGATATTAATAGCTAGTTTTACAGGAAATATCTCAAGTGTAAATGGAACTATTAAAACCCATTGTGTATTTAAGGATATTACCCTAGAAGAAAAAATACAAAAAAAATTAAAACTTTCAGATATAGTTTTTGAAAATACAACTGAAGGAATTATAATTACCAATGAAAAAGCAGAGATAATATCTATAAATAATGCTTTTACAAAAATTACTGGTTATGAGTTTGAAGAGGTAAAAAACAAAAATCCTAAAATATTACAATCTGGAAAACATAATAAAGATTTTTATAAAAATCTTTGGGAAAATTTATTAAAAAATGATTCATACAAATGTGAAATATGGAATAGAAAGAAAAATGGTGAAATCTATCCTGAATGGCTAAATTTAAGTGTTGTAAAAGATAAAGATGGAAATATTTTAAATTATGTAGCAATTTTTTCAGATATTAGTAAAATCAAAGATTCAAGTGCAAAAATAGAATTTTTAGCACATCATGATCCTCTTACAAATCTACCAAATAGACTTTTATTAAAAGCAAGATTAAATAAATCAATTGAAAAAGCAAATGAATCAAAAGATAAACTTGCAATATTTTTTATTGATATTGATAATTTTAAAATAATAAATGACACTTATGGGCACTCTATTGGGGATAATATAATAAATTTAGTTGCAAATAGACTTTCAAAAAATATTAGAAAAAATGACACTATTTCAAGAATAGGTGGAGATGAATTTATTATTGTAATTGAAGATATTTCAGAAATAAATGATATTGAATTAATAGCAAAAAAAATTCTTTTTGACTTTAAAGAACCAATAAAAATGGAAGAGTATTTGTTTGATATAACAATAAGTATTGGTATTTCTATTTTTCCAAATAATGGTTTAGATGTAGAAGATTTAATAAAACATGCAGACACAGCAATGTATAGTGCAAAAAATGCAGGGAAAAATCAATTTCACTTTTATAAAAATGAAATGACAAGTGAAATTTATGAAAAAGTTATTATGAAACAAGAGTTAAATGATGCTATTCAAAATAATGAATTTGAAGTATATTATCAACCTCAAATCGATTTGAAAACAAATAAAATAATAGGTGCAGAAGCCCTTGTGAGATGGAATCATAAAAGTTTAGGAGTTGTTTATCCATCTGATTTTATATCTCATGCTGAAGAGACAAAACAAATTATTCCTATTGGTGAATTTGTTTTAAAAGAAGCATGTGCTTTTATGAAAAAATTAAATGACTCAAGAATTTTAGAAAAAGGTATTATCTCGGTTAATATCTCAAGTATTCAGATAAAACATGGAGATTTACTAAAAAAAATTATAGAAGAGCTTAAAATATCAAAACTTGCCCCTGCTAATTTAGATATAGAATTAACAGAAACCTACATAATGGAAAATATTGAAGAATCTATTTTAATTTTAAATGAATTAAAAAATTTAGGTATAAAATTGTCTATTGATGATTTTGGAACAGGTTATTCTTCTCTTAGTTATTTAAAACTATTTCCAATTGACAAATTAAAAATAGACAAATCTTTTTCAGCCTCTTTACCAAATGATAAAAAAGATATAGCAATTACAAGAAGTATCATAGCTTTAAGTAAAGGTTTAGAGATAAAAGTTATTGCTGAAGGTGTGGAAACTCTTGAACAAAAAGAGTTCTTAGAAAAAGAGGAATGTGATGAAATTCAAGGATGGTTTTATTCTAAAGCTTTAAAAGAGAATGATTTTATAGAATTAGTGAAAAGATTTAATTAA